The Agrobacterium vitis genome has a segment encoding these proteins:
- a CDS encoding carbohydrate kinase family protein: MSLDILVLGGAHIDRRGRIDAETIAGASNPGRWLEEPGGGGFNAARALARLGLNVAMISPRGGDALGQRVAVAAEAAGVDDRPFTFLDRSTPSYTAILEKDGNLVIGLADMELYRLFSPRRLKVRAVREAFEATRVLLVDANLPQETLEAIAAMARELAKPLAGIGISPAKVVRYADCLDRFDMLFLNSAEAAVLAGTKPDDPSDWPDLLRAKGLHGGVVTNGAGPVVAFDPSGDYALTPPPLDALADVTGAGDSLCAGVLSQRVNDSSLPLALRHGVALAGLTLLSDRATDEDLTADRLAARLDLVGEPRALSRQTSSRS; this comes from the coding sequence ATGAGTCTCGACATTCTCGTTCTGGGCGGCGCGCATATCGATCGGCGCGGACGCATCGATGCGGAAACCATTGCTGGCGCCAGCAATCCGGGGCGATGGTTGGAAGAACCGGGCGGCGGTGGCTTCAACGCGGCGCGCGCCCTGGCACGACTTGGATTGAATGTTGCCATGATCAGCCCCCGCGGCGGCGATGCGCTTGGCCAACGGGTGGCGGTCGCCGCCGAAGCGGCTGGCGTCGACGACCGGCCCTTCACCTTTTTGGATCGGAGCACCCCAAGCTACACTGCTATTTTGGAAAAAGACGGCAATCTGGTGATCGGCTTGGCCGATATGGAGCTCTACCGCTTGTTCTCGCCACGCCGGCTGAAAGTACGCGCCGTTCGCGAAGCTTTCGAAGCCACACGCGTTTTGCTGGTTGATGCCAACCTGCCGCAAGAGACGCTGGAGGCGATTGCGGCCATGGCGCGTGAGCTTGCCAAACCTTTGGCCGGGATCGGCATTTCACCGGCCAAAGTGGTGCGATACGCCGACTGCCTCGATAGATTCGATATGCTGTTTCTAAACAGCGCTGAAGCAGCGGTTCTGGCGGGAACAAAACCGGATGATCCTTCTGATTGGCCGGATCTGCTTCGCGCCAAAGGCCTCCATGGCGGCGTTGTCACCAATGGTGCGGGACCGGTCGTGGCCTTTGATCCAAGCGGTGACTATGCCTTGACCCCGCCGCCACTGGACGCATTGGCCGATGTGACCGGAGCTGGCGATTCGCTTTGTGCGGGGGTGCTTTCGCAAAGAGTGAATGACAGTTCCTTGCCGCTGGCGCTGCGCCACGGTGTTGCCTTGGCTGGCCTGACCCTGCTATCTGACAGGGCAACAGACGAGGACCTCACCGCAGATCGCCTCGCCGCGCGCCTTGACCTTGTTGGCGAGCCGCGCGCCCTTTCCCGCCAAACGAGTTCCCGATCATGA
- a CDS encoding amino acid ABC transporter ATP-binding protein, whose product MAEAQTSIEKAPTKTAIELIAMNKWYGEFHVLRDINLKVATGERIVIAGPSGSGKSTMIRCINRLEEHQTGQIIVDNIELTNDLKKIDEVRREVGMVFQHFNLFPHLTILENCTLAPIWVRKMPKKEAEEVAMHYLKRVKIPEQANKYPGQLSGGQQQRVAIARALCMKPKIMLFDEPTSALDPEMVKEVLDTMVGLAEEGMTMLCVTHEMGFARQVADRVIFMDQGQIVEQNAPAEFFDNPQHERTKLFLSQILH is encoded by the coding sequence ATGGCTGAAGCTCAAACCTCCATCGAGAAAGCCCCAACCAAAACCGCAATCGAATTGATTGCCATGAACAAATGGTATGGCGAATTTCACGTCCTTCGTGACATCAACCTCAAGGTCGCGACCGGCGAGCGGATCGTCATTGCAGGTCCGTCGGGCTCCGGCAAATCAACGATGATCCGCTGCATTAACCGGCTGGAGGAACACCAGACCGGACAGATTATCGTCGATAACATCGAGTTGACCAACGACCTCAAGAAGATCGATGAAGTCCGCCGCGAAGTCGGCATGGTGTTCCAGCACTTCAATCTGTTCCCGCATCTGACCATCCTTGAAAATTGCACACTGGCGCCGATCTGGGTCCGCAAGATGCCAAAGAAAGAAGCCGAAGAAGTTGCGATGCACTATCTGAAGCGTGTCAAGATCCCGGAACAGGCCAATAAATATCCAGGCCAGCTCTCCGGTGGCCAGCAGCAGCGTGTCGCCATCGCCCGTGCGCTCTGCATGAAGCCGAAGATCATGCTGTTCGACGAGCCAACCTCGGCGCTCGATCCGGAAATGGTCAAGGAAGTGTTGGATACCATGGTGGGTCTGGCGGAAGAAGGTATGACCATGCTCTGCGTTACCCATGAAATGGGCTTCGCCCGCCAGGTTGCCGACCGGGTGATCTTCATGGACCAGGGCCAGATCGTCGAACAGAACGCGCCCGCCGAATTCTTCGACAACCCGCAGCACGAGCGCACCAAGCTGTTCCTCAGCCAGATCCTGCACTAG
- the recA gene encoding recombinase RecA: protein MSQNSLRLVEDKTVDKSKALEAALSQIERSFGKGSIMKLGANEKIVEVETVSTGSLSLDIALGIGGLPKGRIIEIYGPESSGKTTLALQTIAEAQKKGGVCAFVDAEHALDPVYARKLGVDLQNLLISQPDTGEQALEITDTLVRSGAIDVLVIDSVAALTPKAEIEGEMGDSLPGMQARLMSQALRKLTGSISRSNCMVVFINQIRMKIGVMFGSPETTTGGNALKFYASVRLDIRRIGAVKDREEIVGNQTRVKVVKNKMAPPFKQVEFDIMYGEGVSKTGELVDLGVKAGIVEKAGAWFSYNSQRLGQGRENAKIFLRDNPAVADEIETALRQNAGLIAERFLENGGPDANDSVGLDDA, encoded by the coding sequence ATGTCACAAAATTCTTTGCGGCTCGTAGAGGACAAAACGGTGGATAAAAGCAAGGCATTGGAAGCGGCCCTGTCGCAGATCGAGCGATCGTTCGGCAAGGGCTCGATCATGAAGCTCGGCGCGAACGAGAAAATCGTGGAGGTTGAAACCGTATCGACAGGCTCTCTCAGCCTCGATATCGCGCTCGGCATTGGTGGTCTTCCCAAAGGCCGTATCATTGAAATTTATGGACCGGAAAGCTCCGGTAAAACCACGCTTGCGTTGCAAACCATTGCCGAGGCCCAGAAAAAGGGCGGCGTTTGCGCTTTTGTCGATGCCGAGCATGCGCTGGATCCGGTTTATGCCCGCAAACTGGGTGTTGATCTCCAAAATTTGCTGATCTCGCAGCCAGATACCGGCGAACAGGCACTGGAAATCACCGATACGCTGGTGCGTTCGGGGGCGATCGATGTGTTGGTGATCGACTCGGTTGCGGCCTTGACACCGAAAGCTGAAATCGAAGGCGAAATGGGTGACAGTCTGCCGGGCATGCAGGCACGGTTGATGAGCCAGGCGCTGCGCAAGCTGACGGGCTCGATCTCGCGTTCGAACTGCATGGTGGTTTTCATCAACCAGATTCGCATGAAGATTGGCGTGATGTTCGGTTCCCCGGAAACGACGACCGGTGGTAACGCGTTGAAATTCTACGCTTCGGTTCGTCTCGATATTCGCCGTATCGGCGCGGTCAAGGACCGGGAAGAGATCGTTGGCAACCAGACCCGCGTCAAAGTGGTCAAGAACAAGATGGCGCCGCCTTTCAAACAGGTGGAATTCGACATCATGTATGGCGAAGGCGTGTCTAAGACCGGTGAATTGGTCGATCTGGGCGTCAAGGCTGGGATTGTTGAGAAGGCCGGTGCGTGGTTTTCTTATAATAGCCAGCGCTTGGGGCAGGGCCGGGAAAACGCCAAGATCTTCCTGCGCGATAACCCTGCGGTTGCCGATGAAATCGAAACGGCGCTTCGTCAGAATGCCGGTCTGATCGCCGAGCGTTTTCTGGAAAATGGCGGTCCGGACGCCAATGACAGCGTCGGTCTTGACGACGCCTGA
- the alaS gene encoding alanine--tRNA ligase — MSGVNDIRSTFLDYFKTNGHEVVASSPLVPRNDPTLMFTNAGMVQFKNVFTGLEHRPYSRATTAQKCVRAGGKHNDLDNVGYTARHHTFFEMLGNFSFGDYFKENAIELAWSLITREFGIDRNKLCVTVYHTDDEAFGLWKKIAGLPEEKIIRIGTSDNFWAMGDTGPCGPCSEIFYDHGDHIWGGPPGSADEDGDRFIEIWNLVFMQYEQVTKEQRVDLPRPSIDTGMGLERVAALLQGKHDNYDIDLFRALIDASVDLTGVPAEGERRASHRVIADHLRSSAFLIADGVLPSNEGRGYVLRRIMRRAMRHAELLGSRDPMIYKLLPVLVQQMGRAYPELVRAEALISETLKLEENRFRKTLERGLSLLSDATATLNKGDSIDGETAFKLYDTYGFPLDLTQDALRARGIGVDITGFNDAMQRQKAEARASWSGSGDKATETVWFELKDKHGATEFLGYSAESAEGEIQALVRDGAVIEQAKAGETVQVVVNQTPFYGESGGQVGDTGEIVGDGFVLEVRDTLKKGEGLFVHVATVREGTVRAGTVVALNVDHARRSRLRANHSATHLLHEALRDVLGSHVAQKGSLVAPERLRFDISHPKPVTAEELKIVEDMANEIIVQNAAVTTRLMAVDDAIAEGAMALFGEKYGDEVRVVSMGTAVRGPKAGRPYSIELCGGTHVSATGDIGLVRLVAESAVGAGVRRIEALTGESARAYLAEQDERVKALASALKVQPVDVVSRVEALVDERRKLERELADAKRKLAMGGGSTGAADVPRDLGGIKFIGKQLAGIDPKDLKGMADDAKSVLGSGVILLIAVAEDGKASAVASVTADLTSKVSAVDLVRIASSALGGKGGGGRPDMAQAGGPDGAKADDAIEAVAKAIEAA; from the coding sequence ATGAGCGGCGTAAATGACATTCGGTCGACCTTCCTCGATTACTTCAAGACCAATGGTCATGAAGTCGTTGCGTCGAGCCCGCTCGTGCCCCGCAATGATCCGACGTTGATGTTCACCAATGCCGGCATGGTGCAATTCAAGAATGTCTTCACCGGACTGGAACACCGGCCTTATTCCCGTGCGACCACGGCGCAAAAATGCGTTCGGGCCGGGGGCAAGCATAACGATCTTGACAATGTCGGTTACACGGCGCGCCATCACACGTTTTTCGAAATGCTGGGCAATTTTTCCTTCGGCGATTATTTCAAGGAAAATGCCATCGAACTGGCCTGGAGCCTGATTACCCGGGAATTCGGCATTGATCGCAACAAGCTTTGCGTCACCGTCTATCATACCGATGATGAAGCCTTTGGCTTGTGGAAGAAAATTGCTGGTCTGCCTGAAGAGAAGATCATCCGGATTGGCACCAGCGACAATTTCTGGGCAATGGGTGATACCGGTCCCTGCGGTCCGTGCTCCGAAATCTTTTATGACCACGGCGACCATATCTGGGGTGGACCTCCAGGTTCCGCCGATGAGGATGGCGACCGGTTCATCGAGATCTGGAACCTGGTTTTCATGCAATATGAACAGGTGACCAAGGAGCAACGGGTTGACCTGCCGCGTCCGTCCATTGATACCGGCATGGGCTTGGAGCGGGTTGCCGCCCTGTTGCAGGGCAAGCACGACAATTACGATATCGACCTGTTCCGCGCCCTGATCGATGCTTCCGTTGATCTCACCGGTGTTCCGGCTGAGGGCGAGCGTCGGGCCAGCCACCGGGTGATTGCCGATCATCTGCGGTCTTCTGCGTTCCTGATTGCAGACGGTGTATTGCCGTCGAACGAAGGCCGCGGCTATGTTCTGCGCCGGATCATGCGCCGCGCCATGCGACATGCGGAACTGCTCGGTTCTCGCGATCCGATGATTTACAAGCTTCTGCCTGTGCTTGTGCAGCAGATGGGGCGCGCCTACCCGGAACTGGTCCGCGCCGAGGCGTTGATTTCCGAAACCTTGAAACTCGAGGAAAACCGTTTCCGCAAGACGTTGGAGCGTGGCCTTTCGCTGCTGTCCGACGCCACGGCCACTCTGAACAAGGGCGATAGCATTGACGGCGAGACCGCGTTCAAGCTTTACGACACCTACGGTTTTCCGCTGGATCTGACGCAGGATGCGCTGCGCGCCCGTGGCATTGGCGTCGATATCACCGGCTTTAACGATGCCATGCAGCGTCAGAAGGCCGAAGCCCGTGCCAGTTGGTCCGGCTCCGGCGACAAGGCGACAGAAACTGTCTGGTTCGAGTTGAAGGACAAGCACGGCGCAACCGAGTTTCTCGGTTATTCCGCCGAAAGCGCCGAGGGCGAAATTCAGGCGCTGGTGCGTGATGGTGCGGTGATCGAGCAAGCTAAGGCGGGCGAGACTGTTCAGGTCGTGGTCAACCAGACGCCGTTCTATGGCGAATCTGGTGGCCAGGTTGGCGATACAGGTGAGATCGTTGGCGATGGGTTCGTTCTTGAGGTGCGCGATACCTTGAAGAAGGGCGAGGGGCTGTTTGTCCACGTTGCCACTGTTCGTGAAGGGACTGTTCGCGCCGGTACGGTCGTCGCGCTCAATGTTGATCATGCTCGTCGCTCCAGATTGCGGGCCAACCATTCCGCGACGCATCTCCTGCATGAGGCATTGCGTGATGTGCTGGGCAGCCATGTGGCACAGAAGGGCTCGCTGGTTGCGCCGGAGCGTCTTCGCTTCGATATTTCTCATCCAAAGCCTGTCACGGCGGAGGAGTTGAAGATCGTTGAAGACATGGCCAATGAAATCATTGTTCAGAATGCTGCTGTCACCACCCGCTTGATGGCGGTGGATGATGCGATTGCCGAGGGTGCCATGGCGCTGTTTGGCGAGAAATATGGCGATGAAGTGCGTGTCGTGTCGATGGGGACGGCGGTGCGCGGTCCCAAGGCGGGCAGGCCCTATTCCATTGAGCTTTGCGGTGGAACGCATGTCTCGGCGACAGGCGATATCGGCTTAGTACGGCTGGTGGCAGAAAGCGCTGTTGGTGCAGGCGTCCGCCGGATCGAGGCACTGACTGGCGAATCCGCCCGTGCCTATCTGGCCGAACAGGACGAGCGTGTCAAAGCGCTGGCATCCGCCTTGAAGGTCCAGCCCGTCGATGTCGTTTCTCGCGTCGAAGCTTTGGTGGACGAGCGCCGCAAGCTGGAACGCGAATTGGCTGATGCCAAGCGGAAGCTTGCCATGGGCGGCGGTTCAACCGGCGCTGCCGACGTGCCGCGCGACTTAGGCGGCATCAAGTTTATCGGCAAGCAACTCGCTGGGATCGATCCTAAGGATCTTAAGGGCATGGCCGACGACGCCAAATCTGTACTCGGGTCTGGCGTGATCCTTCTGATCGCAGTGGCTGAGGATGGCAAAGCCAGTGCTGTTGCGAGTGTGACGGCTGATTTGACGAGCAAGGTTTCCGCCGTCGATCTGGTCCGTATTGCCTCGTCCGCCCTTGGTGGCAAGGGCGGTGGTGGACGTCCCGATATGGCCCAGGCCGGCGGCCCTGATGGTGCCAAGGCCGACGATGCCATCGAGGCCGTAGCTAAGGCAATTGAAGCGGCCTGA